A region from the Buchnera aphidicola (Pemphigus populi) genome encodes:
- the purB gene encoding adenylosuccinate lyase has translation MTLSNLTAISPIDGRYGKKTFFLRPIFSEYALLKFRIKIEIHWIKKLSEISNILEISYFKEDTKKFLDEIINNFNEEDAKYIKCLEKNTKHDVKAVEYFLKKKFLSKPELKSIMEYIHFACTSEDINNLAYALMLKTTKEQIIVSYWKNIIKKIKNMAIAYKSIPILSRTHGQPASPSTVGKEMLNFSYRMSRQLKKLNDIEILGKFNGATGNYNAHLAAYPNINWHQISEEFVTSLGIYWNPYTTQIEPHDYIAELFNCISIFNTILLDFNKDMWGYISLGYFKQKCISNEIGSSTMPHKINPIDFENSEGNLGLANSMINHITSKLLISRWQRDLSDSTVLRNLGMIISYSIIAYDSVLSGIKNIDINQEKLLKDLNENWEVLSEAIQTIMKKYGISKPYEKLKTLTRGKTINSIVLHKFINGLGIPEEEKKRLINFTPSNYIGDAVQLVINSV, from the coding sequence CTATATTTAGTGAATATGCTTTATTAAAATTTCGTATTAAAATTGAAATTCATTGGATTAAAAAATTATCTGAAATTTCAAATATATTAGAAATTTCTTATTTTAAAGAGGATACAAAAAAATTTTTAGATGAAATTATTAATAATTTCAATGAGGAAGATGCTAAATATATTAAATGTTTAGAAAAGAATACAAAGCATGATGTAAAAGCTGTAGAATATTTTTTAAAAAAAAAGTTTTTGAGTAAACCAGAATTAAAAAGTATTATGGAATATATTCATTTTGCTTGTACATCAGAAGATATTAACAATTTAGCATATGCTTTAATGTTAAAAACCACTAAGGAGCAAATAATAGTTTCATATTGGAAAAATATAATTAAAAAAATAAAAAATATGGCTATTGCTTATAAATCTATACCTATTCTATCTCGTACTCATGGGCAACCAGCCAGCCCATCTACGGTAGGAAAAGAAATGCTTAATTTTTCTTATCGAATGAGTCGGCAATTAAAAAAATTAAACGATATAGAAATATTAGGGAAATTTAATGGAGCTACAGGAAATTATAATGCTCATTTAGCAGCATATCCTAATATAAATTGGCATCAAATTAGTGAAGAATTTGTGACATCATTAGGAATATATTGGAATCCTTATACTACGCAAATTGAGCCACATGATTATATAGCTGAATTATTTAATTGCATATCAATTTTTAATACTATTTTATTAGATTTTAATAAGGATATGTGGGGATATATTTCTCTGGGTTATTTTAAACAAAAATGCATTTCTAATGAAATTGGTTCTTCAACTATGCCCCATAAAATAAATCCTATTGATTTTGAAAATTCAGAAGGAAATTTAGGATTAGCTAATTCAATGATTAATCATATCACGTCTAAGTTATTGATTTCTCGTTGGCAAAGAGATTTAAGTGATTCAACAGTATTGCGTAATTTAGGAATGATTATATCATATTCAATTATAGCGTATGATTCAGTGTTATCTGGAATAAAAAATATAGATATTAACCAAGAAAAATTATTAAAAGATTTAAATGAGAACTGGGAAGTTTTATCTGAAGCTATACAAACTATAATGAAAAAATATGGTATTTCTAAACCTTATGAAAAATTAAAAACTTTAACTAGAGGTAAAACTATTAATAGTATTGTACTACATAAATTTATTAATGGTTTGGGTATTCCTGAAGAAGAAAAAAAAAGATTAATTAATTTTACTCCTAGTAATTACATAGGAGATGCAGTACAATTAGTGATAAACAGTGTTTGA
- a CDS encoding exoribonuclease II: MFLNNPLLEKLKKTLHDKLPQVEGIVKGNEKGFGFLDVDAQTSYFIPPNDMKKVMHGDKIAARIQVEKNREIAKPERLIEPFLNTFIGKIEIKKNNIFILPDYPLLKELILCHFDKNSSHNFKTGDWVVAQLIMHGLQREKKFRAKIIKFIIEENSFLVPWKVSLSRHNLNMNEPKLYPKEIIFDQSSDRKDLTHLDFITIDSLNTKDIDDALFIKKEKNNNISLFVAIADPTSYFSKNSNTDKIALERGFTNYLPGFNIPMLPRTLSEDLCSLKPNVKRPALVCRIVVNNQGDILYEKIFFFLAWIKSKAKLVYEDVSDWLENIGSWQPQTDAIGNQILLLNHFSKIRTIWRNTHALIFKERAEYKFNISDNGEILNISRNYRRIAHKIIEEAMISANSCSAKILSEKLGFGIYNVHSGFDPINAKNVAEILLHYNITITEKEITTLSGFCKLHRILNKLSNNYISNRIRRLQSFGEIATIPNPHFGLGLKSYATWTSPIRKYSDIINHRFLKAIIQNKKVIKPNSSITSKISDCRRKNRMSERDVEDWLYTIFLNQTKYKKSIFDAEVIDITRGGIRAKIIENGANIFIPMPFLHKNRNELVCNQEKGIINIMNKIAYRLSDIIKVKLREIRIRSRSIIAIPIELS, translated from the coding sequence ATGTTCTTAAATAATCCATTACTTGAAAAATTGAAAAAGACACTACACGATAAATTACCTCAAGTTGAAGGTATTGTTAAAGGGAACGAAAAAGGTTTTGGATTTCTAGATGTTGATGCACAAACAAGTTATTTTATTCCTCCTAACGATATGAAAAAAGTGATGCATGGTGATAAAATAGCAGCACGAATACAGGTAGAAAAAAATAGAGAAATCGCTAAACCTGAAAGATTAATTGAACCTTTTTTAAATACATTTATAGGAAAAATAGAAATAAAAAAAAATAATATTTTCATATTACCTGATTATCCATTATTAAAAGAATTAATATTATGTCATTTTGATAAAAATAGTTCACATAATTTTAAAACAGGTGATTGGGTGGTCGCACAATTAATTATGCATGGGCTACAAAGAGAAAAAAAATTTCGTGCTAAAATAATAAAATTTATTATAGAAGAGAATAGTTTCTTAGTACCATGGAAAGTAAGCCTATCTCGTCACAATCTTAATATGAATGAACCTAAATTGTATCCCAAAGAAATTATTTTTGATCAATCGTCTGATAGAAAAGATTTAACTCATTTAGATTTTATAACTATTGATAGTTTAAATACAAAAGATATTGATGATGCTCTTTTTATTAAAAAAGAAAAAAATAATAATATTAGTTTATTTGTTGCTATTGCAGATCCAACATCTTATTTTTCCAAAAATAGCAATACAGACAAAATAGCATTGGAAAGAGGATTTACTAATTACTTACCAGGATTTAACATTCCTATGTTACCACGTACATTATCTGAAGATTTATGTTCTCTAAAACCCAATGTAAAAAGACCAGCGCTAGTTTGTCGTATTGTTGTGAACAATCAAGGTGATATCTTATATGAAAAAATATTTTTTTTCTTAGCATGGATTAAATCTAAAGCAAAATTAGTATATGAAGATGTATCAGATTGGTTGGAAAATATAGGATCATGGCAACCACAAACGGATGCAATCGGTAATCAAATTTTATTACTAAATCATTTTTCTAAAATACGTACTATATGGCGTAATACTCACGCTTTAATATTTAAAGAACGTGCAGAATATAAATTTAATATATCTGATAATGGAGAAATTTTAAATATATCCCGTAACTATAGACGCATTGCTCATAAAATTATTGAAGAAGCAATGATTTCTGCTAATAGTTGTTCTGCAAAAATTTTATCAGAAAAACTAGGATTTGGTATTTACAATGTGCATTCTGGATTTGATCCTATTAATGCAAAAAATGTAGCTGAAATTTTATTGCATTACAATATCACCATTACAGAAAAAGAAATTACTACATTGTCAGGATTTTGTAAGCTTCATCGTATACTAAATAAATTATCCAATAATTATATCAGCAATCGTATTCGTCGTTTACAATCTTTTGGAGAAATCGCTACAATACCGAATCCTCATTTTGGTTTAGGATTAAAATCTTATGCTACATGGACCTCTCCTATTAGAAAATATAGTGATATAATTAATCATCGTTTTTTAAAAGCAATTATTCAAAATAAAAAAGTAATTAAACCAAATAGTTCCATTACTTCTAAAATTAGTGATTGTCGTCGTAAAAATAGAATGTCTGAAAGAGATGTAGAAGATTGGTTATATACAATTTTTTTAAATCAAACAAAATATAAAAAAAGTATTTTTGATGCGGAGGTGATTGATATCACCCGTGGTGGAATTAGAGCGAAAATAATAGAAAATGGTGCAAATATTTTTATTCCTATGCCATTTTTACATAAAAATAGAAATGAATTAGTTTGTAATCAAGAAAAAGGCATAATAAATATTATGAATAAAATAGCTTATCGTCTTTCTGACATAATTAAAGTAAAATTAAGAGAGATAAGAATAAGATCACGTAGTATTATAGCCATACCTATAGAGCTTTCCTGA
- a CDS encoding YchE family NAAT transporter: MGISMSDISTYIKFFISLCALVNPIGMIPIFASMTSNQTILERNNTNFLTNISVIIILCTSLFLGNTILDIFGISINSFRIAGGILVIIIAMSMLNGKLISDMKKTQNTIKSAISKNIAVVPLAMPLIAGPGAISSTIVWSTNYPGFGHILGCMIAIILFSILCWLLFRSAPFFVYMLGDTGINIITRIMGLLLMSLGVEFIITGIKSTFLIY, encoded by the coding sequence GTGGGTATTTCAATGTCTGATATTTCTACTTACATAAAGTTTTTTATTAGTTTATGTGCTTTAGTGAATCCAATAGGTATGATTCCTATTTTCGCTAGCATGACCAGTAATCAAACTATACTAGAAAGAAATAATACTAATTTTTTAACAAATATATCAGTAATAATAATTTTATGTACTTCTTTATTTTTAGGAAATACTATTTTAGATATTTTTGGGATCTCAATTAATTCTTTTCGTATTGCAGGTGGTATTTTAGTTATTATTATTGCTATGTCCATGTTAAATGGTAAATTAATATCAGATATGAAAAAAACACAAAATACTATAAAATCTGCTATTTCTAAAAATATAGCAGTTGTGCCATTAGCTATGCCTTTAATTGCTGGACCTGGAGCTATTAGTTCTACTATTGTTTGGAGCACCAATTATCCTGGTTTTGGACATATATTGGGTTGTATGATAGCAATCATATTATTTTCAATATTATGTTGGTTATTATTTAGATCTGCTCCTTTTTTCGTATATATGTTAGGAGATACTGGTATTAATATTATTACACGTATTATGGGTTTATTGCTTATGTCGCTAGGTGTTGAATTTATTATTACCGGAATAAAATCTACTTTTTTAATTTATTAA
- the lipB gene encoding lipoyl(octanoyl) transferase LipB, giving the protein MYNNSIIVRDLGLQHWKIVSDLMQAFTTIRTVETLDELWCVEHYPIFTLGSLGTRKDIIKPVKIPIMHTNRGGKITYHGPGQQIIYLLLDLKRRNISVRNIISLIENSVVDTLNYFFIKSHIMHEYPGVFVKNKKICSFGLRIKKGCSLHGFSLNVCMDMRPFSYIYPCGNKKINMTQIYDFKKNINCTTIKLVLIKKIVNFLKISSIFYK; this is encoded by the coding sequence TTGTATAATAACTCAATTATTGTTCGTGATTTAGGATTACAACATTGGAAAATAGTATCTGATTTAATGCAAGCATTTACCACTATTAGAACTGTGGAAACATTAGATGAATTATGGTGTGTAGAGCATTATCCAATTTTTACTTTAGGATCGTTAGGTACACGAAAAGATATAATTAAACCTGTAAAAATACCAATCATGCATACTAACAGAGGGGGTAAAATAACCTACCATGGACCTGGTCAACAGATAATATATTTGTTACTTGATCTTAAACGAAGAAATATAAGTGTAAGAAATATCATTTCCTTAATAGAAAATAGTGTGGTTGATACATTGAATTATTTTTTCATTAAATCACATATTATGCATGAATATCCTGGTGTATTTGTGAAAAACAAAAAAATTTGTTCTTTTGGTTTACGTATTAAAAAAGGTTGTTCTTTACACGGTTTTTCATTAAATGTTTGTATGGATATGAGACCATTTTCCTATATTTATCCATGTGGGAATAAAAAAATCAATATGACACAAATATATGATTTTAAAAAAAATATTAACTGTACAACTATAAAATTAGTTTTAATAAAAAAAATAGTTAATTTTTTAAAAATTAGCAGTATTTTTTATAAATAA
- the lipA gene encoding lipoyl synthase gives MNKILMNDLYHKKLKYKNRNILKSDLIPIKMNEHHISSLKKPNWIKVRIKSDSKKINRIKNILKENNLHSVCEEALCPNLSECFNNNTATFMILGAICTRRCGFCAVKNGRPLIPDKNEAIKLSSAILKMKISYVVITSVARDDLHDGGAQHFIDCIQQIRKENNITIEILVPDFRGRTKKALKIINKAPPDVFNHNLENVPRLYSYIRPGADYYLSLRLLEKFKLDNPTIPTKSGLMLGLGEKYKEVISVMRDLRYHGVTMITLGQYLQPSSKHLPVKRYITPLEFEQLKIEAYKMGFTNAFCGPLVRSSYHANLQYYA, from the coding sequence ATTAATAAAATATTGATGAATGATTTATACCATAAAAAACTAAAATATAAAAATAGAAATATTTTAAAATCAGATTTAATACCCATTAAAATGAATGAACACCATATTAGTTCTTTAAAAAAACCAAATTGGATAAAAGTAAGAATAAAATCTGATTCGAAAAAAATAAACAGAATAAAAAATATTTTAAAAGAAAATAATTTACATTCTGTTTGTGAAGAAGCATTATGTCCTAATTTATCAGAGTGTTTCAATAATAATACAGCTACTTTTATGATTCTTGGTGCCATATGTACTCGTCGTTGTGGATTTTGTGCTGTAAAAAATGGAAGACCATTAATTCCTGATAAAAATGAAGCTATAAAATTGTCTTCAGCAATATTAAAAATGAAAATAAGTTATGTGGTTATCACCTCTGTTGCTCGTGATGATTTACATGATGGAGGGGCTCAACATTTTATAGATTGTATTCAACAAATTAGGAAAGAAAATAATATTACCATAGAAATATTAGTTCCTGATTTTAGAGGTCGTACAAAAAAAGCATTGAAAATTATTAATAAAGCACCTCCTGATGTGTTTAATCATAATTTAGAAAATGTTCCTCGTTTATATTCCTATATTCGTCCGGGTGCTGATTATTATTTATCACTGCGATTATTAGAAAAATTTAAATTAGATAATCCTACAATACCCACAAAATCAGGTCTAATGTTAGGATTAGGGGAAAAATACAAAGAAGTAATATCAGTTATGCGTGATCTTCGTTATCATGGAGTCACAATGATTACATTAGGTCAGTATTTACAACCTAGTTCTAAGCATCTTCCTGTAAAAAGATATATTACACCATTAGAGTTTGAACAACTTAAAATAGAGGCATACAAAATGGGATTTACTAATGCTTTTTGCGGTCCTTTAGTTCGTTCGTCGTATCATGCTAATTTACAATACTATGCTTAA
- the pyrF gene encoding orotidine-5'-phosphate decarboxylase → MSAVISKFTTKVILALDYSNKNQALELINNLDPAIYRLKIGKKMFSLFGKSLVVQIKNLGFDIFLDLKFHDIPNTVFGAVSAAADLGVWMISIHISGGSKMLQAAKLALNPFKKDTPLLIGITVLTSFTEQDLREVGINSSITNQVLMLSRLAKQNGLDGVVCPGEESMNIKEKLGFGFKIVAPAIRLIEDPAYDQKKVITPKLAKKFNIDYIIVGRTVTFSKNPLNKLKKITSFL, encoded by the coding sequence ATGTCGGCTGTTATTTCTAAATTTACTACAAAAGTTATACTTGCATTGGATTATTCTAATAAAAATCAAGCTTTAGAGTTAATCAATAATCTAGATCCTGCTATATATCGTTTGAAGATTGGAAAAAAAATGTTTTCTCTTTTTGGAAAATCTTTAGTAGTGCAAATAAAAAATCTCGGATTTGATATTTTCCTTGATTTGAAATTTCATGATATACCGAATACAGTTTTTGGGGCTGTATCAGCTGCTGCCGATTTAGGTGTATGGATGATTAGTATTCATATATCTGGAGGCAGTAAAATGCTACAAGCAGCAAAATTAGCTTTAAATCCATTTAAAAAAGATACACCTTTATTAATCGGTATTACAGTATTAACTAGTTTTACCGAACAAGATTTACGAGAAGTAGGAATTAATAGTTCTATTACCAATCAAGTATTAATGTTATCTAGATTAGCAAAACAAAATGGCTTAGATGGAGTAGTTTGTCCGGGTGAAGAATCTATGAATATAAAAGAAAAATTAGGTTTTGGTTTTAAAATTGTTGCACCTGCTATCAGATTAATTGAAGATCCTGCATATGATCAAAAAAAAGTAATTACACCAAAATTAGCAAAAAAATTTAATATAGATTACATTATTGTTGGTCGTACTGTCACCTTTTCAAAAAATCCTTTAAATAAATTAAAAAAAATAACTTCTTTTTTGTAA
- the ribA gene encoding GTP cyclohydrolase II — MNFKKIAKAKLPTPWGDFLIIGFEEEIGVKNHIALVYGDFPFNNPVLTRIHSECLTGDALFSLRCDCGFQLESALMIIAKAGNGILIYHRQEGRNIGLLNKINAYHLQDKGLDTVEANHKLGFSADERDFTSCVEILKLLKVNKIKLLTNNPFKIKKLSNAGIDIVERIDLIVGRNPKNTKYLDTKADKMGHFF; from the coding sequence ATGAATTTTAAAAAAATAGCCAAAGCTAAATTACCTACTCCATGGGGCGATTTTTTGATTATAGGATTTGAAGAAGAAATAGGAGTTAAAAATCATATTGCTCTTGTTTATGGAGATTTTCCCTTTAATAATCCTGTATTAACTAGAATTCATTCAGAGTGTTTAACTGGAGATGCTTTATTTAGTTTGAGATGCGACTGTGGTTTTCAATTAGAATCAGCATTAATGATTATAGCTAAAGCAGGTAATGGAATATTAATTTATCATAGACAAGAAGGAAGAAATATTGGTTTATTAAACAAAATAAATGCATATCATTTACAAGATAAAGGTTTAGACACCGTGGAAGCCAATCATAAATTGGGATTTTCTGCAGACGAGCGTGATTTTACATCTTGTGTAGAAATATTAAAATTATTAAAAGTTAATAAAATTAAATTATTAACGAATAATCCATTTAAAATAAAAAAATTAAGCAATGCCGGTATAGATATTGTGGAAAGGATAGATCTTATTGTAGGAAGAAATCCTAAAAATACTAAATATTTAGATACTAAAGCCGATAAAATGGGTCATTTTTTTTAA
- the hns gene encoding histone-like nucleoid-structuring protein H-NS, translating into MNETLKILNNIRTLRAQARECSLETLEEMLEKLEAVVNERREEENQVQAEIKERTRKLQQYREMLMADGIDPNELLKTMTSNKHISKPKRATRPAKYKYIDENGDYKTWTGQGRTPAIIKNAILDKGKNLEDFLL; encoded by the coding sequence ATGAACGAAACACTGAAAATACTTAATAATATTCGTACATTACGCGCTCAAGCACGAGAATGTTCTTTAGAAACTTTAGAAGAAATGTTAGAAAAATTAGAAGCAGTTGTTAATGAACGAAGAGAAGAAGAAAATCAGGTTCAAGCTGAAATAAAAGAAAGAACAAGAAAATTACAACAATATCGTGAAATGCTAATGGCGGATGGAATTGATCCTAATGAACTATTAAAAACCATGACATCAAATAAACATATAAGTAAACCTAAAAGGGCTACAAGACCTGCAAAATATAAATATATTGATGAAAATGGTGATTATAAAACATGGACAGGTCAAGGTCGTACACCTGCTATAATTAAAAATGCTATTTTAGATAAAGGCAAAAATTTAGAAGACTTTTTGTTATAG
- the cls gene encoding cardiolipin synthase, with protein MTTLYMTLLAWLLFLGYWIIVIRIIFCILTKRHSTPSAISWFLVIYIFPVIGIVTWLFFGELYLGRRRFQLANQIWSKTNLWLIDFKSCDAIFEKKNSDVATSLFQLCKHRQGLLGIKCDQLKLLTNAKEIINTVIHDIYLARNNIEMVFYIWKPGGFADDVANALISSAKRGIHCRLMLDSAGSVDFFRSKWAKIMRNSGIQVVEALKINIFRIFINRFDLRQHRKVILIDNYITYTGSMNLVDPRLFKKSSGVGQWIDLMARIEGPIAGTMGIIYSCDWEIETGKKILPKKLKKNKVILKSKRKHGSIQVIASGPGFPKNMIHQALLTAIYAARKELIITTPYLVPSDDLLYAICTAAQRGIEVSIIIPKYNDSVLVTWASRAFFSELLEAGVKIYLFEKGLLHSKSVLVDKQLSLIGTANLDMRSLWLNFEITLVIDNGQFGKDLASIQYEYISHSRLLDKKLWSTRSNWNRILENFFYFFNPLL; from the coding sequence ATGACTACTCTATACATGACTCTATTAGCTTGGCTATTATTTTTGGGATATTGGATAATAGTAATTAGAATAATTTTCTGTATACTTACCAAACGACACTCTACACCTTCTGCAATATCGTGGTTTCTAGTTATATATATCTTTCCTGTTATCGGAATAGTCACCTGGCTATTTTTTGGCGAATTATATTTAGGTAGAAGAAGATTTCAATTAGCTAATCAAATATGGTCAAAAACTAATTTGTGGTTAATTGATTTTAAATCTTGTGATGCAATTTTTGAAAAAAAAAATAGCGATGTTGCTACTTCATTATTTCAGTTATGTAAACATAGGCAAGGTCTATTAGGAATAAAATGTGATCAGTTAAAATTATTAACTAATGCAAAAGAAATAATAAATACTGTAATACATGATATTTATTTAGCTAGAAACAATATAGAAATGGTATTTTATATATGGAAACCAGGTGGATTTGCAGATGATGTTGCAAATGCTTTAATTTCATCGGCAAAAAGAGGAATACATTGTAGATTAATGTTGGATTCAGCAGGTAGTGTGGATTTCTTTCGTAGTAAATGGGCGAAGATAATGCGAAATTCCGGAATACAGGTTGTTGAAGCTTTAAAAATTAATATATTTCGTATATTTATTAATCGTTTTGATTTAAGACAACATAGAAAAGTAATATTAATAGATAATTACATTACATATACTGGTAGTATGAATTTAGTTGATCCCCGTTTATTTAAGAAATCTTCTGGTGTTGGCCAATGGATAGATTTAATGGCTCGTATAGAAGGTCCTATAGCAGGAACTATGGGAATTATCTATTCCTGTGATTGGGAAATTGAAACAGGGAAAAAAATTTTACCTAAAAAACTAAAAAAAAATAAAGTTATTTTAAAATCTAAAAGAAAACATGGTTCTATACAAGTTATTGCCTCAGGTCCTGGGTTTCCTAAAAATATGATTCATCAAGCTTTGTTAACTGCTATTTATGCAGCTCGTAAAGAATTAATTATAACTACTCCATATTTAGTACCAAGTGATGATTTACTTTATGCAATATGCACTGCTGCACAACGGGGTATAGAAGTAAGTATTATTATACCAAAATATAATGATTCTGTTTTAGTAACATGGGCTAGTCGAGCTTTTTTCAGTGAATTATTAGAAGCTGGTGTAAAAATTTATTTATTTGAAAAAGGACTACTACATAGTAAAAGTGTTTTAGTAGATAAACAATTAAGTTTAATTGGAACAGCAAATTTAGATATGCGTAGTTTATGGTTAAATTTTGAGATTACACTTGTGATAGATAATGGCCAGTTTGGTAAAGATTTAGCTTCCATACAATATGAATATATTTCTCATTCAAGATTATTAGATAAAAAATTATGGTCTACTCGTTCAAATTGGAACCGAATATTAGAAAATTTTTTTTATTTTTTTAATCCTCTATTATAA
- the yciA gene encoding acyl-CoA thioester hydrolase YciA produces the protein MNIKKSDDYNRSPKGEIVLKTLAMPANTNANGNIFGGWIMSQMDIGGAILAKEIAEGPVATVRVDNMIFLRSISIGDIVTCYANCIKIGISSITVYVEIWIKKVFFRKIGQFYCAAEGIFIYVAIDKNGKSRAIFF, from the coding sequence ATGAACATAAAAAAATCAGATGATTATAATAGATCTCCAAAAGGTGAAATAGTACTTAAAACTCTTGCTATGCCAGCTAATACTAATGCTAATGGAAATATTTTTGGTGGATGGATTATGTCACAGATGGATATCGGAGGAGCTATTTTAGCAAAAGAAATAGCTGAAGGACCAGTTGCCACGGTGCGTGTTGACAATATGATCTTTTTAAGATCAATATCTATTGGAGATATAGTAACATGTTATGCAAATTGCATTAAAATAGGAATTAGTTCTATTACTGTTTATGTAGAAATATGGATTAAGAAAGTATTTTTTAGAAAAATCGGTCAATTTTATTGTGCCGCTGAAGGAATATTTATTTATGTTGCCATTGATAAAAATGGAAAATCTCGTGCAATTTTTTTTTAA
- a CDS encoding inner membrane-spanning protein YciB, translated as MKYFFNFAPTFIFFIIYQMYNIFLAIKLLILFSGFMLIIDFYIFKKIDKICLFNFVNIFIFGSCSILLHNSNYIKWKITIIYFLMFLYLFFYQKWKKKLFFENILRKKLVLPHEVWINLDFIWAIFFLFCSIINLYVALFFPENIWVNFKVFGLTTLTLIFIVITVIYIRCFISKKK; from the coding sequence ATGAAATACTTTTTTAATTTTGCACCTACTTTTATATTTTTTATTATTTATCAAATGTATAACATTTTTTTAGCCATAAAGTTACTAATATTATTTTCTGGTTTCATGTTAATTATTGATTTTTATATTTTTAAAAAAATAGATAAAATTTGTTTGTTTAATTTTGTTAATATTTTTATATTTGGATCTTGTAGTATATTGCTGCATAATAGTAATTATATAAAATGGAAAATTACTATTATTTATTTTTTAATGTTTTTATACTTATTTTTTTACCAAAAATGGAAAAAAAAATTATTTTTTGAAAACATATTAAGAAAAAAATTAGTATTACCTCATGAGGTATGGATTAATTTAGATTTTATATGGGCTATCTTTTTTTTATTTTGTAGTATTATTAATCTTTATGTGGCGTTATTTTTTCCAGAAAATATATGGGTTAATTTTAAAGTTTTTGGTTTAACAACATTAACTCTTATTTTTATTGTAATTACCGTTATCTACATTCGATGTTTTATCTCAAAAAAAAAATAA
- a CDS encoding YciC family protein yields MFITRNLLYRDTRYFLCNNIAYIVLIVCFTTFFTMFLDTLITPDIKKISFLYEVTPKNFSLLLDIIKNMNIEQKNILLQSCISKIFSSLINNTLLVGSTISLITILSSGKKITLSLFFSILKKLFNNLLILTFILILILKISFICFIIPGILISTLLSLSPIILCMERSSILKSMLSSIYIVRKRFKIIFPSVSLCLFLKFLCLSIPFFYDLSHIHMIFLFFFFTQNLITLALIIYLSRFYMLFRIS; encoded by the coding sequence ATGTTTATTACTAGAAATCTTTTGTATCGTGATACACGTTATTTCCTTTGTAATAATATAGCATATATTGTATTAATTGTATGTTTTACTACTTTTTTTACAATGTTCTTGGATACTTTAATTACACCTGACATAAAAAAAATATCTTTTTTATACGAAGTAACACCAAAAAATTTTTCTTTGTTATTAGATATAATAAAAAATATGAATATTGAACAAAAAAATATATTACTACAATCATGTATATCAAAAATTTTTTCTTCTTTAATTAATAATACTTTGTTAGTAGGAAGTACGATTAGTTTAATTACCATTCTTTCTTCAGGTAAAAAAATAACGTTATCTTTATTTTTCTCTATTTTAAAAAAATTATTCAATAATTTATTAATATTAACATTTATATTAATATTGATCTTAAAAATTAGTTTTATATGTTTTATTATCCCTGGAATATTAATTTCCACTTTATTATCATTATCACCTATTATTTTATGTATGGAAAGAAGTTCTATATTAAAATCTATGTTATCCAGCATATATATAGTGCGTAAAAGATTTAAAATTATTTTTCCCTCCGTATCATTATGTTTGTTTTTAAAATTTCTATGTTTATCTATACCTTTTTTTTATGATTTATCACATATTCATATGATTTTTTTATTCTTTTTTTTCACACAAAATTTAATTACATTAGCTTTAATTATTTATTTATCACGTTTTTATATGTTATTTCGTATCTCTTAA